Proteins found in one Phalacrocorax carbo chromosome 14, bPhaCar2.1, whole genome shotgun sequence genomic segment:
- the RGS19 gene encoding regulator of G-protein signaling 19 isoform X2 — MNEDRERAWRASRETKLETIPNCEACAKPTPEEVRGWAQSFDKLMKSPAGRNIFREFLRTEYSEENMLFWLACEELKNECNKHTIDEKARMIYEDYISILSPKEVSLDSRVREVINRKMQEPSSHTFDDAQLQIYTLMHRDSYPRFLNSAIYRSLLQSVSRSSSES, encoded by the exons AT GAACGAGGACCGGGAGCGAGCGTGGAGGGCGTCCCGGGAGACCAAACTGGAGACCATCCCAAACTGTGAAGCGTG CGCCAAACCCACGCCGGAGGAGGTGCGGGGCTGGGCACAGTCCTTCGACAAGCTGATGAAGAGCCCGGCGGGTCGCAACATCTTCCGGGAGTTCTTGCGGACTGAGTACAGCGAGGAGAACATGCTCTTCTGGCTAGCGTGCGAGGAGCTCAAAAATGAGTGCAACAAGCACACCATCGATGAGAAGGCCAGGATGATCTACGAGGACTACATCTCCATCCTCTCGCCCAAGGAG GTGAGCCTGGACTCGCGGGTGCGGGAGGTCATCAACCGGAAGATGCAGGAGCCGTCCTCGCACACCTTCGATGATGCGCAGCTCCAGATCTACACGCTTATGCACAGAGACTCCTACCCTCGCTTCCTGAACTCTGCCATATACAGATCGCTGCTCCAGAGCGTCTCCCGCTCCTCCTCGGAGTCCTAA
- the RGS19 gene encoding regulator of G-protein signaling 19 isoform X1 has protein sequence MSRHETSPTTVQPASNHRPNACCFCWCCCCSCSWNEDRERAWRASRETKLETIPNCEACAKPTPEEVRGWAQSFDKLMKSPAGRNIFREFLRTEYSEENMLFWLACEELKNECNKHTIDEKARMIYEDYISILSPKEVSLDSRVREVINRKMQEPSSHTFDDAQLQIYTLMHRDSYPRFLNSAIYRSLLQSVSRSSSES, from the exons ATGTCCCGGCATGAGACTTCTCCGACAACGGTGCAACCCGCCAGCAACCACCGCCCCAAcgcctgctgcttctgctggtgctgctgctgcagttgctCATG GAACGAGGACCGGGAGCGAGCGTGGAGGGCGTCCCGGGAGACCAAACTGGAGACCATCCCAAACTGTGAAGCGTG CGCCAAACCCACGCCGGAGGAGGTGCGGGGCTGGGCACAGTCCTTCGACAAGCTGATGAAGAGCCCGGCGGGTCGCAACATCTTCCGGGAGTTCTTGCGGACTGAGTACAGCGAGGAGAACATGCTCTTCTGGCTAGCGTGCGAGGAGCTCAAAAATGAGTGCAACAAGCACACCATCGATGAGAAGGCCAGGATGATCTACGAGGACTACATCTCCATCCTCTCGCCCAAGGAG GTGAGCCTGGACTCGCGGGTGCGGGAGGTCATCAACCGGAAGATGCAGGAGCCGTCCTCGCACACCTTCGATGATGCGCAGCTCCAGATCTACACGCTTATGCACAGAGACTCCTACCCTCGCTTCCTGAACTCTGCCATATACAGATCGCTGCTCCAGAGCGTCTCCCGCTCCTCCTCGGAGTCCTAA